One region of Armigeres subalbatus isolate Guangzhou_Male chromosome 3, GZ_Asu_2, whole genome shotgun sequence genomic DNA includes:
- the LOC134222063 gene encoding uncharacterized protein K02A2.6-like, which yields METFRPVKPFDTKVDQSQLATEWRKWKRSLEYYLAASGITGQCEKRNQLLHLGGPDLQDIFDNLPGVHDVPHVTPDPPFYDVASQQLDSHFQPCRRRTYERHVFRQISQLQGERFGDFVMRLRVQASRCDFDQEGGSVMESMIIDQIIDQKCLSSALRKKILEKDRTLEEVVAIGKTIEDVEHQCKEMVQRDIEEKSAAVVNKVHQHIAHPSKNLFSNNRYHQPQANLRRQNFQNQSRFRFEAKRNWSAPGSQFSVTSAGGRQPNNDSRICFGCGRRGHLKNSPSCIAREAQCLKCRAVGHFAKWCTKRSSDDSAQDTPPSKRIKTVMENEENQKMYGNQEARTEKEQDICFVMGGNVFRFKVGGIETVMTIDSGAAANIIDLKTWQMLQRCGAKAEFNPKVDRSFKAYGSSNPIGMLGMFVAEIEAAGNKVEATFYIASHGMQSLLGDETAKMLKVLKIGYNVGSVQETSAAFPKIKGVIVEIPINADVRPVQQPYRRAPFALEDKIGEKLQYLMHQDIIERVQQPSAWVSPIVPVVKDNGDIRLCIDMRRANQAVIRETHPLPIIEELFGGINGAVLFSKLDIKEAHQVEISERSRDITTFITKQGLFRYKRLMFGISCAPELFQKVMESVIAGLDGVVVYLDDIMIWGRTPEEHNRRLKALLARLQEYGILLNKEKCVYGVPILEFLGHELSSSGIRPTENFYHHWQIQQNLFETCFVLEKNLIGN from the exons ATGGAGACTTTCAGACCGGTCAAACCATTTGATACAAAAGTAGACCAATCTCAGCTAGCAACGGAGTGGAGGAAGTGGAAGCGCAGTCTAGAGTACTACTTGGCAGCAAGTGGGATTACTGGCCAGTGTGAGAAGAGGAACCAGCTGCTGCATCTTGGGGGACCGGACTTGCAGGACATTTTTGATAACTTGCCCGGGGTTCATGATGTTCCGCACGTTACCCCGGATCCGCCCTTCTATGATGTAGCCAGCCAACAACTTGACTCTCATTTCCAACCATGCAGACGCCGAACGTATGAAAGACACGTATTCCGGCAAATTTCACAACTTCAaggagaacgttttggagattTTGTGATGAGATTACGCGTTCAGGCTAGTCGGTGCGATTTTGATCAAGAAGGTGGCTCAGTAATGGAGAGCATGATTATTGATCAGATTATTGATCAGAAATGCCTATCGTCGGCTCTTCGCAAGAAAATTCTGGAGAAGGATAGAACGCTTGAAGAAGTAGTGGCTATTGGAAAAACTATCGAGGATGTCGAGCATCAGTGTAAGGAAATGGTGCAAAGAGATATCGAAGAAAAATCCGCAGCCGTCGTGAACAAGGTTCATCAACATATCGCTCATCCATCGAAGAACCTCTTCTCGAACAACCGCTATCATCAGCCACAAGCGAATCTTCGtaggcaaaattttcaaaaccaaTCGCGATTCAGGTTCGAAGCCAAAAGAAATTGGTCGGCTCCGGGGAGTCAGTTCAGCGTAACATCAGCTGGAGGACGTCAACCAAACAACGACAGTAGAATTTGTTTTGGTTGTGGGCGACGTGGCCATCTTAAAAACAGTCCTTCCTGCATTGCTCGGGAAGCGCAATGCTTGAAATGCAGAGCTGTCGGTCATTTTGCAAAATGGTGCACAAAAAGGTCAAGCGATGATTCCGCTCAGGATACTCCACCTTCTAAGCGCATCAAGACAGTTATGGAAAACGAGGAAAATCAGAAAATGTACGGAAATCAGGAAGCTCGCACGGAAAAGGAACAAGATATCTGTTTCGTAATGGGTGGAAATGTATTCCGATTCAAAGTTGGAGGCATTGAGACTGTCATGACGATTGATTCTGGTGCCGCAGCAAATATTATCGACCTCAAAACATGGCAAATGTTACAGCGATGCGGAGCAAAAGCGGAATTCAACCCGAAAGTCGATCGGTCTTTTAAGGCTTATGGTTCTTCAAACCCTATTGGAATGCTAGGAATGTTTGTAGCTGAAATCGAGGCTGCTGGCAATAAGGTTGAAGCGACATTTTACATAGCAAGTCACGGAATGCAAAGCCTTCTGGGGGATGAAACAGCAAAGATGCTAAAGGTGCTGAAGATCGGGTATAATGTGGGGTCGGTCCAAGAAACTTCGGCCGCTTTTCCGAAGATTAAAGGAGTCATCGTGGAGATCCCGATCAACGCAGATGTTAGGCCAGTACAACAACCGTATCGCCGGGCTCCATTTGCATTGGAGGACAAAATTGGAGAGAAACTTCAATATTTGATGCATCAGGACATTATAGAGAGAGTACAGCAACCATCGGCATGGGTTTCCCCAATTGTACCAGTGGTAAAGGACAATGGTGACATTCGTCTGTGTATCGACATGCGCAGAGCTAATCAAGCTGTTATTAGGGAGACACACCCATTGCCAATAATCGAGGAACTATTCGGGGGAATAAACGGTGCGGTTCTATTTTCGAAGCTGGATATAAAGGAAGCTCATCAAGTGGAAATTTCCGAACGCTCAAGAGACATCACAACCTTTATAACAAAACAGGGATTATTCAGATATAAAAGGCTGATGTTCGGAATAAGCTGCGCTCCGGAATTGTTTCAAAAGGTGATGGAGTCAGTGATTGCTGGGTTAGATGGCGTGGTCGTCTACTTGGATGACATAATGATTTGGGGGCGGACTCCTGAAGAACATAATCGTAGATTGAAGGCACTCTTAGCCCGTCTCCAAGAATATGGAATTCTACTGAATAAGGAGAAATGTGTTTATGGTGTTCCCATACTTGAATTTTTGGGTCACGAGTTGTCCAGTTCAGGTATCCGGCCAACAGAAA ATTTCTACCATCATTGGCAAATACAACAGAACCTCTTCGAAACTTGCTTCGTACTGGAGAAAAATTTGATTGGCAATTAA